Proteins encoded by one window of Cylindrospermum stagnale PCC 7417:
- a CDS encoding CmpA/NrtA family ABC transporter substrate-binding protein, with amino-acid sequence MTEFFNQVPRRKFIVTAVASAGAVFLKGCLGNPPEPGGNAGTSTTSSVQPAANISPEQQPETIKAKLGYIPIVESAPLIIAKEKGFFAKYGMYDVELSKQASWGSARDNVEIGSAGGGIDGGQWQMPMPHLITEGKITKGNKPIPMYVLAQLVTHGNGIAIANKHLGKGISLKLDGAKPLLAQLKSSTPFTAAFTFPHVNQDLWIRYWLAASGIDPDADVKLLTVPAAQTVANMKTGTMDAFSTGDPWPFRLVNDKIGFMAALTAEIWKNHPEEYFAMRGDWVDQNPKATKALLKGIMEAQQWLDNFENRQEAAQILAAKKYFSLSSPEVLADPFQGKYDMGDGRQIDDKSMAAYYWKDEKGSVSYPYQSHDLWFITENVRWGFLPKDYLDNGAAKAKELIKKVNREDIWKEAAKELGVPAADIPTSTSRGVESFFDGIKFDPAKPEEYLKNLKIKKVGV; translated from the coding sequence ATGACAGAATTTTTTAATCAAGTTCCTCGCCGTAAATTTATTGTTACAGCGGTCGCATCAGCAGGTGCTGTGTTCCTGAAAGGCTGTTTAGGAAATCCACCTGAACCTGGTGGTAATGCTGGCACTTCGACAACATCCTCCGTTCAACCAGCAGCTAATATTAGCCCAGAACAACAACCCGAAACGATCAAAGCCAAACTTGGATATATCCCCATTGTTGAATCTGCACCTCTAATTATTGCTAAAGAAAAAGGATTTTTTGCTAAATATGGAATGTACGATGTTGAACTTTCTAAACAAGCTTCTTGGGGTTCAGCAAGAGACAACGTAGAAATTGGTTCTGCTGGTGGTGGTATTGATGGCGGTCAATGGCAAATGCCCATGCCACACTTAATTACAGAAGGTAAAATTACCAAAGGGAATAAACCGATTCCCATGTATGTCTTGGCGCAGTTAGTTACACATGGTAACGGAATTGCGATCGCTAACAAGCATCTAGGGAAAGGTATCAGCTTAAAACTCGATGGTGCTAAACCCTTATTAGCCCAACTCAAATCTTCCACGCCCTTCACCGCCGCCTTTACCTTCCCCCATGTTAACCAAGACTTGTGGATTCGTTACTGGTTAGCAGCAAGTGGAATCGACCCAGATGCAGATGTCAAATTGCTGACAGTACCTGCGGCGCAAACCGTAGCCAACATGAAAACTGGCACAATGGATGCTTTCAGCACCGGCGACCCCTGGCCATTTCGCCTCGTTAACGACAAAATTGGCTTCATGGCCGCATTAACTGCCGAAATTTGGAAAAATCATCCCGAAGAATATTTTGCTATGAGAGGCGATTGGGTTGACCAAAATCCCAAAGCCACAAAAGCCCTACTTAAAGGGATCATGGAAGCCCAGCAATGGCTAGATAACTTTGAAAACCGCCAAGAAGCAGCGCAAATTCTGGCTGCTAAAAAGTATTTTAGCTTATCTTCACCAGAAGTTCTTGCTGACCCATTCCAAGGTAAATATGACATGGGTGATGGTCGCCAAATTGATGATAAATCAATGGCTGCTTATTACTGGAAAGATGAAAAAGGCAGTGTTTCTTATCCTTACCAAAGTCATGATTTGTGGTTTATCACAGAAAACGTGCGCTGGGGATTTTTGCCCAAAGATTATCTAGACAATGGTGCAGCCAAAGCTAAAGAATTAATCAAAAAAGTTAACCGCGAAGATATTTGGAAAGAAGCTGCTAAAGAACTTGGAGTACCTGCTGCTGATATTCCCACCAGTACATCTCGTGGAGTAGAAAGTTTTTTTGATGGGATTAAATTTGACCCTGCGAAGCCAGAAGAATATCTCAAGAATCTGAAAATAAAAAAAGTTGGTGTTTAG
- a CDS encoding AMP-dependent synthetase/ligase, producing MSKTQKASSVLSNFTKRELLAIQSLVDYTNVESLPEVWPVTAKAFGNQVALRNPHAKPEVVVTYTQLAEQMQQFAAGLQALGFKQGDSISLIADNSPRWFIADQGIMTAGVVNAVRSAQAEREELLFIIANSDSTALVVEDLKTLNKLQQGLNDLPIQLVILLSDETPPTDEFIKVLNFSQLMEVGAKHNFVPVKQNDDTLATLIYTSGTTGKPKGVMLSHGNLLHQVKALGAVVQPQVGDKVLSILPSWHSYERSGEYFLLSQGCEQIYTNLRSVKADLKKFKPRFMIAVPRLWESIYEGVQKQFREQPANKQRLIKFLLGISEKYIKAGRIAENLSLEHLDASTFERLASRILASALFPFHALGERLVYAKVREATGGRIKYVISGGGALPKHIDNFFEITGVEILVGYGLTETSPVTHARRPWRNFRGTAGQPIPGTEAKIVDPESRKPLAARERGLVLLRGPQIMQGYYQNPEATAKAIDAEGWFDSGDLGWLTPENDLVLTGRAKDTIVLTNGENIEPQPIEDACLRSPYVDQIMLVGQDQRCIGAIIVPNIEALEKWAEGQNLTLSIQSENITASPGQKINLESTIIQDLFRQELNREVQNRPGYRADDRINRFKLIVEPFSMENGLMTQTLKIRRHVVMERYRDTIDGMFA from the coding sequence GAGTCACTACCAGAAGTTTGGCCCGTGACAGCCAAGGCATTTGGTAATCAGGTTGCCCTCCGCAACCCCCACGCGAAACCAGAAGTAGTGGTTACTTATACTCAGTTAGCAGAGCAAATGCAACAATTTGCCGCTGGGTTGCAGGCTTTGGGATTTAAACAGGGGGATAGCATCTCCCTAATTGCTGACAACAGCCCCCGGTGGTTTATTGCCGATCAAGGTATCATGACGGCTGGGGTAGTGAATGCAGTGCGTAGCGCCCAAGCGGAACGAGAAGAGTTGCTGTTTATTATTGCCAATAGTGACAGTACTGCGCTAGTAGTCGAAGATTTAAAGACACTCAATAAACTGCAGCAGGGACTGAACGATCTACCAATTCAACTGGTAATTTTACTTTCGGATGAAACCCCACCGACTGACGAATTCATCAAAGTGCTGAATTTTTCACAGTTGATGGAAGTTGGGGCAAAGCATAATTTTGTGCCAGTTAAGCAAAACGACGACACCTTAGCAACTTTAATTTATACTTCTGGCACTACCGGCAAACCCAAGGGTGTAATGCTGTCTCACGGCAATTTGCTGCACCAAGTAAAGGCACTGGGGGCAGTAGTGCAACCGCAAGTGGGAGACAAAGTCCTCAGCATCCTTCCCAGTTGGCACAGCTACGAACGCAGTGGTGAGTATTTCTTGCTTTCTCAAGGCTGTGAGCAAATTTACACAAACTTACGCTCTGTCAAAGCAGATTTGAAAAAATTTAAACCCCGGTTCATGATAGCTGTACCCCGCCTCTGGGAATCGATTTATGAAGGTGTGCAAAAGCAGTTTCGTGAACAGCCAGCAAACAAGCAACGCCTGATTAAGTTTTTACTGGGTATAAGTGAGAAATACATCAAAGCGGGGCGAATTGCTGAAAATTTGAGTTTAGAGCATCTTGATGCCTCAACATTCGAGCGATTAGCATCGAGGATACTAGCATCTGCTTTGTTTCCCTTCCACGCACTGGGAGAACGGCTGGTTTATGCCAAGGTACGGGAAGCAACGGGAGGAAGAATCAAGTATGTGATTAGCGGCGGTGGTGCGCTTCCTAAGCACATAGATAACTTTTTTGAAATTACCGGTGTGGAGATTTTAGTCGGCTATGGCTTGACGGAAACTTCTCCTGTTACCCATGCGCGTCGTCCTTGGCGCAATTTTCGGGGAACAGCAGGGCAGCCAATTCCCGGCACAGAAGCTAAAATTGTTGATCCTGAAAGCAGAAAGCCTCTAGCAGCTAGAGAGCGAGGCTTGGTACTGCTGAGGGGACCACAAATTATGCAAGGCTATTATCAAAATCCGGAAGCGACAGCGAAAGCAATTGACGCTGAGGGTTGGTTTGATAGCGGTGATTTGGGTTGGTTGACACCGGAAAATGATTTGGTGCTGACTGGCAGGGCAAAGGATACGATTGTGTTGACCAATGGGGAAAATATCGAGCCGCAGCCAATAGAGGATGCTTGTTTGCGATCGCCCTACGTTGATCAGATTATGCTTGTGGGACAAGATCAGCGCTGCATCGGCGCCATCATCGTTCCCAATATCGAAGCTTTAGAAAAATGGGCAGAAGGTCAAAATCTGACTTTGAGTATTCAGTCGGAGAATATTACTGCCTCACCCGGTCAAAAAATTAACTTGGAGAGTACAATAATCCAGGATTTATTTCGGCAAGAATTGAATCGAGAAGTGCAAAACCGTCCAGGCTATCGAGCAGATGATCGCATTAATCGATTCAAACTAATTGTGGAACCGTTTTCTATGGAAAATGGCTTAATGACACAAACGCTGAAAATCCGGCGACACGTCGTCATGGAACGCTATCGCGATACCATTGACGGAATGTTTGCCTGA
- a CDS encoding dihydrolipoamide acetyltransferase family protein produces MSINEVFMPALSSTMTEGKIVSWVKSPGDKVEKGETVVVVESDKADMDVESFYEGYLAHILVPAGETAPVGSAIAFIAETEAEIATAKSLANSGDAAATPVSSPAPVAATATVATPASQNGSNHREGRVVVSPRARKLAKELKVDLNTLKGSGPYGRIVAEDVEGTVKKDKPPAAVTPAPVPTPTVIPVAPPAPPAPSTPAPAPAATPAISSSVAGQVVPLTTLQNAVVRSMVASLSVPVFRVGYTITTDGLDKLYKQIKSKGVTMTALLAKAVAVTLQKHPLLNASYSDQGIVHHSDINISVAVAMDDGGLITPVLQNADIVDIYSLSRTWKSLVEKARAKQLQPQEYNSGTFTLSNLGMFGVDTFDAILPPGQGSILAIGASRPQVVATADGLFGVRQQMQVNITADHRIIYGADAAAFLRDLAKLIETNPQSLTL; encoded by the coding sequence ATGAGCATTAACGAAGTATTTATGCCGGCGCTGAGTTCCACCATGACCGAAGGCAAAATTGTCTCCTGGGTGAAATCGCCAGGGGACAAAGTGGAAAAAGGCGAAACAGTGGTGGTTGTCGAGTCAGATAAGGCAGATATGGATGTGGAATCCTTTTATGAGGGATATCTGGCCCATATTTTAGTCCCAGCAGGTGAAACCGCCCCTGTGGGATCAGCGATCGCCTTTATAGCAGAAACCGAAGCTGAAATCGCCACTGCTAAGTCCCTAGCCAACTCAGGAGACGCCGCTGCAACCCCTGTCTCATCCCCCGCACCCGTCGCTGCCACCGCAACAGTGGCAACACCAGCCTCTCAAAATGGTTCTAATCACCGGGAAGGACGGGTCGTAGTTTCACCCCGCGCCCGCAAGTTAGCCAAAGAACTCAAAGTTGATTTGAATACCCTTAAAGGCAGTGGCCCCTACGGTCGGATTGTCGCCGAGGACGTGGAGGGAACTGTCAAAAAAGACAAGCCACCTGCTGCTGTTACCCCGGCACCAGTACCCACTCCAACTGTCATCCCAGTTGCACCGCCAGCACCCCCAGCACCGTCAACACCAGCACCAGCACCAGCAGCCACTCCAGCGATCAGCAGTTCTGTTGCTGGTCAGGTAGTGCCTCTGACTACCCTGCAAAATGCAGTAGTCAGGAGTATGGTGGCTAGCCTATCTGTACCCGTCTTCCGTGTGGGTTACACAATTACCACCGATGGGCTAGACAAGCTTTACAAGCAGATTAAATCCAAAGGGGTGACGATGACAGCCCTACTGGCAAAAGCCGTGGCGGTGACATTACAAAAACACCCACTGCTCAATGCTAGCTACTCAGACCAGGGAATTGTTCATCATTCTGACATCAACATTTCTGTAGCTGTGGCGATGGATGATGGCGGATTAATTACACCCGTGTTGCAGAATGCAGACATAGTCGATATTTATTCTCTATCTCGTACTTGGAAATCTTTGGTAGAAAAAGCTAGAGCTAAACAACTACAACCCCAAGAGTATAACAGCGGCACTTTTACTCTGTCGAACTTGGGAATGTTTGGTGTGGATACGTTTGATGCGATTTTGCCACCTGGACAAGGTTCAATTTTAGCGATCGGCGCCTCCCGCCCGCAAGTGGTAGCCACAGCCGACGGTTTATTTGGTGTGCGACAACAAATGCAAGTTAATATCACCGCTGATCACCGGATTATTTACGGTGCTGATGCTGCGGCATTCTTGAGAGATTTAGCGAAATTGATTGAAACGAATCCTCAATCTTTGACACTTTAA
- a CDS encoding YlqD family protein, translating into MDVSNPQLLLKRVVNVKVIVTPLWKDEVQQQLQTQINQLDQQLQQLDIEGQRAISAIQKQSLQPPGPQTIQQIDNIQLQVNQKKSEFLEQKNQLLQNLQQVQFLESDQEVNQFQMEGFFRVEPGDNLISKMQVEIVLRDGIVEEIRGDI; encoded by the coding sequence ATGGATGTCTCTAACCCTCAATTGCTTCTGAAACGCGTCGTTAATGTCAAAGTGATCGTCACTCCCCTCTGGAAAGATGAAGTACAACAGCAGCTGCAAACCCAGATCAACCAACTTGATCAGCAACTGCAACAACTAGACATCGAAGGACAACGGGCGATCTCCGCAATTCAAAAGCAGAGTCTACAACCACCTGGACCCCAGACCATCCAACAAATCGACAATATTCAACTTCAGGTGAATCAAAAGAAAAGTGAATTTTTAGAGCAGAAAAATCAATTGCTGCAAAACCTTCAGCAAGTGCAGTTTCTGGAGTCGGATCAGGAAGTCAACCAGTTTCAAATGGAAGGCTTTTTCCGGGTAGAACCGGGTGATAACCTGATTAGCAAAATGCAGGTCGAAATTGTTCTACGTGACGGCATTGTAGAAGAAATTCGCGGCGATATCTAA
- a CDS encoding FecR family protein: protein MKTWWRCNFIFVLFGLVGTLRASAADDRLQVSVNRWLEVRRPIGQVLYSRGQTSQPARNGMRLQAVGDAISTKQNSSAVLAIDTGTGLINVSQNTNVNVQKLLTGRGGERITQLQVKTGQVRLQVRPFTHSASRLEIHTPAGVAGVRGTEFGVSVQQNGKMGVATLKGGVATNAQGQTVLVDAGFQNLTIPGEPPSTPVPLREDTRLNIRKLVAKASLVQIVGSVDPVNLLAIAKQPQNTDKNGNFDITVPLLPNRRVEAVVVTPLGKKQLYELAVP, encoded by the coding sequence ATGAAAACTTGGTGGCGTTGTAACTTTATTTTTGTGCTATTTGGGCTAGTCGGTACCTTACGTGCCTCCGCCGCAGATGATCGATTACAAGTCAGTGTCAATCGCTGGCTAGAGGTGCGCCGTCCCATTGGGCAAGTGCTGTATTCCCGTGGGCAGACATCCCAACCGGCTCGTAACGGCATGCGACTTCAAGCAGTTGGGGATGCCATCAGTACTAAGCAAAATTCTAGTGCCGTTCTGGCAATAGATACAGGGACTGGACTAATTAATGTATCACAAAATACAAATGTAAATGTCCAGAAACTTTTGACAGGAAGGGGAGGTGAACGGATAACGCAACTTCAGGTAAAGACTGGGCAAGTTCGTCTGCAAGTTCGTCCATTCACTCATTCAGCCTCGCGTTTAGAGATTCACACCCCTGCCGGGGTTGCCGGAGTCCGGGGCACTGAGTTTGGTGTGAGTGTACAGCAGAATGGCAAAATGGGCGTGGCAACCTTGAAGGGTGGCGTAGCTACCAATGCTCAAGGGCAGACAGTTCTGGTAGATGCTGGGTTCCAAAATCTGACGATTCCGGGAGAGCCTCCTTCTACCCCAGTTCCTTTGCGGGAAGATACTCGGCTGAACATCCGTAAACTCGTAGCCAAAGCTAGCCTTGTGCAAATTGTCGGTAGTGTTGATCCGGTGAACCTGTTGGCGATCGCTAAACAGCCCCAAAACACTGACAAGAATGGCAATTTTGACATTACTGTCCCTCTACTCCCTAACCGCCGAGTAGAAGCTGTTGTGGTCACTCCCTTAGGAAAAAAGCAATTGTATGAACTGGCAGTTCCTTAA
- a CDS encoding CHASE2 domain-containing protein, whose amino-acid sequence MTVKAWGKSLRDILKHPRRSILENNFLNPYVLTALFSIGLWQVGAWQSLELLGFNLLFRTRNYLPHSSWDSRIAVIAIDDATLRQYGQFPLARDRYTQLLETLSAAPPAVIGFDILLTEPSSQDAKLAEAMAFNGQVVLAIAPSLQKQTLRPVPVLDRVTAKGHIASNADLDGVTRQYWLYIDQVPSLSMTLLQAYNNSLQQTFTADTTNSTKSLIALPPLQSGETVQSVWINWVAPTQGERGIPTYSFADIVQGKVDTAKLKNKILLVGLTATGANDPLKTPFEQTPPTSGVYLHAAIIDNLLNNRLLQRLPQEFELLLLFGFGIGSGLILAPLKFHKRILLLGLLPVTWFSLSVSALFLNNLWLPTAAPIGTIFLAGLSVQWQEQREKQQLMSLFARHVSQETATMIWQHRDEIFQNGQLDAKEMVATVLFTDIRSFTTISEGMKPRELLDWLNSYLGAMAECIQEHHGVVDKYIGDGVMAVFGIPFPHTRAEEIQQDAIDAVSAAISMQERLVLLNAELERLGKPTITIGIGIHTGPLVAGSIGGSQRLNYSVLGDAVNIAARLEQLNKNTKEENPYNILVSETTFELIKQHFHTQKVQQLQLRGRQQSTMIYSITGLLDSSERY is encoded by the coding sequence ATGACCGTTAAAGCCTGGGGAAAATCTCTTCGAGACATACTGAAACACCCACGACGCTCGATTCTAGAAAACAATTTCCTGAATCCTTACGTATTGACTGCTCTGTTTTCAATAGGATTATGGCAAGTAGGTGCTTGGCAATCCCTAGAGCTACTAGGATTTAATTTATTGTTCCGCACGCGCAATTATCTACCTCATTCGAGTTGGGATTCGCGGATTGCCGTAATTGCGATTGACGATGCTACATTGCGACAGTATGGGCAGTTTCCGCTGGCACGCGATCGCTATACTCAGTTACTGGAAACTCTATCTGCCGCTCCTCCAGCAGTTATCGGCTTTGATATTCTGCTGACCGAGCCTAGCAGTCAAGACGCGAAACTAGCCGAAGCAATGGCTTTCAACGGTCAGGTTGTCTTAGCGATCGCACCCAGTTTGCAGAAACAGACCCTTCGTCCAGTGCCAGTCCTGGATCGCGTTACCGCCAAAGGGCACATTGCCAGCAATGCCGATCTCGATGGAGTAACGCGTCAATACTGGCTCTACATCGATCAAGTTCCCTCCCTCAGCATGACGTTGTTGCAAGCATACAACAATAGCTTGCAGCAAACCTTTACCGCAGATACCACTAACTCCACAAAATCGCTCATTGCCTTACCACCTCTCCAATCAGGAGAGACAGTACAATCAGTGTGGATTAACTGGGTAGCGCCAACTCAGGGAGAGCGGGGAATCCCCACCTATTCCTTTGCCGATATTGTCCAAGGCAAGGTAGATACAGCCAAACTAAAGAACAAAATTTTGCTGGTCGGGCTGACTGCGACCGGAGCAAACGATCCCTTAAAAACTCCATTCGAGCAAACACCACCAACATCTGGTGTCTACCTGCACGCCGCTATCATCGATAATCTACTCAACAACCGACTGTTGCAACGCTTACCCCAGGAATTTGAACTCTTGCTATTATTCGGTTTTGGCATTGGTTCGGGTCTGATACTAGCTCCTTTGAAATTTCACAAACGAATTCTTCTTCTAGGGCTGCTGCCTGTTACTTGGTTCAGTTTATCAGTGTCAGCTCTGTTCCTAAACAATCTCTGGTTGCCTACCGCAGCTCCCATCGGCACGATTTTCTTGGCCGGTCTGAGTGTTCAGTGGCAAGAACAAAGAGAAAAACAACAATTGATGAGTTTGTTCGCTCGTCATGTTTCCCAGGAAACAGCGACAATGATCTGGCAGCATCGGGACGAAATTTTCCAAAACGGTCAATTGGATGCTAAAGAAATGGTAGCAACGGTTTTATTTACCGATATTCGCAGCTTTACCACGATTTCTGAGGGGATGAAACCACGAGAGTTGCTCGACTGGTTAAACTCATATTTGGGTGCTATGGCTGAGTGCATTCAAGAGCATCATGGAGTAGTTGATAAATACATTGGGGATGGTGTGATGGCTGTTTTTGGCATTCCCTTTCCCCACACGCGAGCCGAGGAAATTCAGCAAGATGCTATTGATGCCGTCTCTGCTGCCATCTCTATGCAGGAACGATTAGTATTATTGAACGCAGAATTAGAACGCCTTGGCAAACCTACCATTACCATCGGCATTGGAATTCATACAGGCCCATTGGTTGCTGGCAGCATTGGCGGCTCTCAAAGATTGAATTATTCCGTCTTGGGAGATGCTGTGAATATTGCGGCTCGTTTGGAACAACTCAACAAAAACACGAAAGAGGAAAATCCTTATAACATCTTAGTCAGCGAAACAACGTTTGAGCTGATCAAGCAGCATTTTCATACCCAAAAAGTACAGCAGTTGCAGCTGCGCGGACGGCAACAATCAACAATGATTTACTCGATCACCGGATTGCTAGATTCATCTGAGCGGTACTGA
- a CDS encoding RtcB family protein, with product MPYEKLEITTPTPVLSWANHSLGSDETKMAKNMASLPFVFKHIALMPDVHLGKGALVGSVIATKEAIMPAAVGVDIGCGMSAIKTPFTGEQLEGKLKKIRLDIEAAIPTGFNENKEVEKSVTNWQRWGDFSDLHRGVQDLQGKAMKQMGSLGGGNHFIEVCVDTENQVWLMLHSGSRHIGNNLAQCHINTAKELAKMAGNKLPDPDLAHFVAGTPEFQAYWHDLQWSQDYARVNRDVMMARFKRIVEKHLAGGKATKPLLEVNCHHNYAEKEIHFGEDVYVTRKGAVRAQTEDYGIIPGSMGAKSFIVKGKGNAHSFCSCSHGAGRLMSRNKAKNVYTLDDLIEQTQGVECRKDTGVLDEIPGAYKPIEQVMENQADLVEVVATLKQVLCVKG from the coding sequence ATGCCCTACGAAAAGTTAGAAATTACCACACCAACGCCTGTTTTATCTTGGGCGAATCACTCCTTGGGATCAGACGAAACCAAGATGGCAAAAAATATGGCATCGCTGCCATTTGTGTTTAAACATATTGCATTAATGCCAGATGTTCATCTCGGTAAAGGTGCATTAGTCGGTTCTGTAATTGCCACAAAAGAAGCGATTATGCCTGCCGCTGTCGGCGTGGATATTGGTTGCGGTATGAGTGCCATCAAAACTCCATTTACTGGTGAACAACTCGAAGGCAAACTCAAGAAAATCCGCTTGGATATTGAAGCAGCAATTCCTACAGGATTCAACGAAAACAAAGAAGTAGAAAAATCTGTTACCAACTGGCAACGCTGGGGCGATTTTTCTGACTTGCATCGAGGGGTGCAAGACTTACAAGGCAAAGCAATGAAACAAATGGGTTCTCTTGGAGGAGGAAATCACTTTATTGAAGTTTGTGTCGATACAGAAAATCAAGTTTGGTTAATGTTGCATTCTGGTTCGCGGCACATCGGCAATAATCTTGCACAATGCCATATTAATACAGCCAAAGAGTTAGCTAAAATGGCTGGTAATAAACTTCCTGACCCAGATTTAGCTCACTTTGTGGCTGGTACACCAGAATTCCAAGCATACTGGCATGATTTGCAATGGTCACAAGACTATGCCCGTGTTAACCGTGATGTGATGATGGCGCGATTTAAGCGCATTGTCGAAAAACATTTAGCGGGAGGAAAGGCAACTAAACCTTTATTAGAGGTAAATTGTCATCACAATTACGCCGAAAAAGAAATACATTTTGGCGAAGATGTGTATGTGACTCGCAAAGGTGCAGTCCGCGCCCAAACTGAAGACTATGGCATTATCCCTGGTTCAATGGGAGCAAAATCTTTCATTGTTAAAGGTAAAGGAAATGCTCACAGCTTTTGCTCTTGTTCTCATGGTGCTGGGCGTTTGATGTCTAGAAATAAGGCAAAAAATGTCTACACACTTGATGATTTAATTGAGCAAACTCAGGGTGTAGAATGCCGCAAAGATACGGGGGTTTTGGATGAAATTCCCGGTGCATATAAACCCATAGAACAGGTGATGGAAAATCAAGCAGATTTGGTTGAAGTTGTGGCAACTCTGAAGCAAGTTCTTTGTGTCAAGGGTTAA
- the ntrB gene encoding nitrate ABC transporter permease — translation MTLAQKRSTSPKFDNSFLSSLQKQFPNLVPPVIAILIFLAIWQLFSWTPGATLPGPIKVVQDTWILILYPFYDKGGTDKGLFWQILASLQRVAISYTLAAIVGIGLGVLIGVNQTMSKALDPLFQLLRTVPPLAWVPISLAALRQNEPAALFVIFITAIWPILINTAVGVTQIPQDYNNVAKVLQLSRKEYFFNILIPSALPYIFTGLRIAIGLAWLAIIAAEIVMSGIVGIGFFIWDAYQNNNVSEVILALVYIGVVGLILDKLMVALQNWILPTEQK, via the coding sequence ATGACATTAGCCCAAAAACGTTCCACAAGTCCTAAATTTGATAATAGTTTTTTATCAAGTTTGCAAAAGCAATTTCCTAATCTTGTTCCTCCAGTTATTGCGATCCTCATCTTCTTAGCCATTTGGCAACTATTTTCTTGGACTCCAGGTGCTACACTACCAGGCCCAATAAAAGTTGTTCAAGACACTTGGATCTTGATTTTGTATCCCTTCTACGACAAAGGAGGAACTGACAAAGGTCTTTTTTGGCAAATCTTAGCCAGTCTGCAACGGGTGGCTATTAGCTATACATTAGCGGCAATTGTTGGTATTGGCTTGGGTGTTTTGATTGGTGTCAATCAAACTATGTCAAAGGCTTTAGATCCGCTGTTTCAGTTACTTAGAACTGTACCACCTTTGGCTTGGGTGCCTATTTCCTTAGCAGCTTTACGCCAAAACGAACCAGCAGCATTATTCGTAATTTTCATCACCGCCATTTGGCCGATTCTAATTAACACTGCGGTAGGTGTAACTCAAATTCCCCAAGATTACAACAACGTTGCTAAAGTGCTGCAACTAAGCCGGAAAGAGTACTTTTTTAACATTCTCATTCCCTCGGCATTACCCTACATTTTTACTGGGTTAAGAATTGCCATTGGTTTGGCTTGGTTGGCAATTATTGCAGCGGAAATTGTCATGTCCGGTATTGTAGGAATTGGCTTTTTTATCTGGGATGCTTATCAAAATAACAACGTCAGTGAAGTTATTTTAGCTCTAGTTTATATCGGTGTTGTTGGTCTAATACTAGATAAACTCATGGTAGCGCTGCAAAACTGGATTTTACCTACTGAACAAAAATAG